Proteins encoded within one genomic window of Thermodesulfobacteriota bacterium:
- a CDS encoding amidohydrolase family protein, whose amino-acid sequence MSVVKRKKVFDNHSHIGPVPGFAYYGLPQAVKPTTDYDTTDAYLKGMDGHGVDRALVMANYGYPDSAQPFSLNPLVGESVQSTDRLLGLIWVSALPKDKERTTEALKHIGEKGLVGLKTTCLLGGTFDPGQWEPEAAELWKMILDAAADNDMPLHIHTSPGGGSDIDNALALIKEYGKKVKIHVVHMGGGVSGHIKFVPRFFDLVQEGYKVYTDSSWAVGFGSSWLLKEIEERGIGGDRFLFGSDIPWSDFASEYWKIEGAEISEQLKNDIFWNNAEKLYGKFW is encoded by the coding sequence ATGAGCGTAGTAAAGAGAAAAAAGGTTTTCGACAATCATTCGCATATAGGCCCTGTGCCGGGATTCGCGTACTACGGGCTGCCCCAGGCTGTAAAACCCACCACCGACTACGACACGACGGATGCATACCTGAAGGGCATGGACGGCCACGGCGTCGATCGTGCGCTCGTCATGGCGAACTACGGCTACCCCGATTCGGCCCAGCCGTTCTCGCTGAACCCGCTCGTCGGCGAAAGCGTCCAGTCGACGGACAGGCTCCTCGGGCTCATATGGGTGTCGGCGCTTCCTAAAGATAAGGAGCGCACGACCGAAGCCCTCAAGCACATCGGCGAAAAGGGTCTCGTCGGCCTCAAGACGACGTGCCTCCTCGGCGGGACGTTCGATCCCGGGCAGTGGGAGCCCGAGGCTGCCGAGCTCTGGAAGATGATCCTCGACGCGGCGGCGGATAACGACATGCCGCTCCATATCCACACGAGCCCCGGCGGCGGCTCCGACATAGACAACGCCCTCGCACTCATAAAGGAATACGGGAAGAAGGTGAAGATCCACGTCGTCCACATGGGCGGCGGCGTCAGCGGCCACATAAAATTCGTCCCGCGCTTCTTCGACCTCGTCCAGGAAGGCTACAAGGTCTACACCGACTCGTCCTGGGCAGTCGGCTTCGGCTCGTCGTGGCTCTTAAAAGAGATAGAAGAAAGGGGCATCGGCGGCGACCGCTTCCTCTTCGGCTCGGATATACCCTGGAGCGACTTCGCCTCCGAGTACTGGAAGATTGAAGGCGCCGAGATTTCAGAGCAGCTCAAGAACGACATCTTCTGGAACAACGCCGAGAAGCTATACGGCAAGTTCTGGTAA
- a CDS encoding zinc ribbon domain-containing protein gives MPVYEYECHDCEKEVSIFFPSFADSRNEEAVCPECGSKRLERIISGVAVLKEKKPVAPAASSGGATHKEEDPRGLARTMDDAARKSSADYGDDFKEVKGRLEKGESATSVEKRMRKRVGESMDTPH, from the coding sequence ATGCCTGTCTATGAATACGAGTGCCACGATTGTGAAAAAGAAGTAAGCATATTTTTCCCGAGTTTCGCCGACTCCCGGAACGAAGAAGCCGTCTGCCCCGAATGCGGCTCGAAGAGGCTCGAGAGAATCATCTCGGGCGTGGCGGTCCTTAAAGAGAAAAAGCCGGTTGCCCCGGCCGCGTCATCCGGCGGGGCCACACACAAAGAAGAAGACCCCCGGGGCCTCGCCCGCACGATGGACGACGCGGCGCGGAAATCATCGGCCGACTACGGGGACGATTTCAAGGAGGTAAAAGGCCGCCTCGAAAAGGGCGAGTCGGCCACTTCGGTCGAAAAACGCATGCGTAAACGCGTCGGGGAAAGCATGGATACGCCACATTGA
- a CDS encoding GNAT family N-acetyltransferase translates to MERFIFKIAGDEKELEDYFRLRRDVFVSEQGIFGETDVDEFDTDPFHKVIHIVSVKLPGGEVVGAVRCYRIEGDTWVGGRLSAAPGYRNGRVGMGLVKFAVQTMKSTDECRRFLAYVQPQNVRFFQRLGWTPIGDPEEYHGIPHQLMEADLASG, encoded by the coding sequence TTGGAAAGGTTTATTTTCAAAATTGCCGGGGATGAGAAGGAGCTTGAGGATTACTTTCGTCTGCGACGCGACGTCTTCGTATCGGAACAGGGCATTTTCGGCGAAACGGACGTGGACGAATTCGACACCGATCCGTTCCATAAAGTCATTCATATAGTCTCGGTGAAGCTCCCCGGGGGCGAGGTGGTAGGAGCGGTCAGGTGTTACAGGATAGAGGGTGATACGTGGGTGGGGGGACGGCTGAGCGCCGCTCCCGGGTACAGGAACGGACGCGTCGGCATGGGGCTCGTGAAGTTCGCCGTGCAGACGATGAAGTCTACGGACGAGTGCAGAAGGTTCCTTGCCTACGTACAGCCGCAGAATGTGAGATTTTTCCAAAGACTGGGATGGACTCCGATTGGCGACCCCGAGGAATATCACGGTATTCCTCACCAACTCATGGAGGCGGACCTCGCCTCCGGCTGA
- a CDS encoding sll0787 family AIR synthase-like protein encodes MQELIQSIRSSSRLFQKRAIGDVWTHLPSSSVVGGSEVLLGDDAAAIKTEDGYLLLAGEGVYPPLVAENPYLAGRTSVLTNVSDIYAMGGRPVAVVDVVFSNSTENASEILRGISDNAERYGVPVVGGHITTDAEHPSLAVFILGKARNLLTSFGAREGDDLVFIYNRNGKFVSGFNFWDSSSALEGREAVRHLEEISSLADDGAADTAKDVSMAGLIGSVLMLLESSGKGADINVEAIPRPFEAPLGEWLLAFPSYGFVLSLRPGKTGEVAERFRALGLTCEAIGTVTSGGKVYFVDGESRKWLLWDFENEALTGI; translated from the coding sequence ATGCAGGAGCTCATTCAAAGCATACGGTCTTCGTCGAGGCTGTTTCAGAAGCGGGCGATAGGCGACGTCTGGACCCACCTGCCTTCCTCTTCCGTAGTCGGCGGCAGCGAGGTTCTCCTCGGAGACGACGCGGCGGCGATAAAGACCGAAGACGGCTACCTCCTTCTCGCGGGCGAGGGCGTCTACCCGCCTCTCGTGGCGGAGAATCCCTACCTCGCGGGCCGCACGTCGGTCCTTACGAACGTAAGCGACATATACGCAATGGGCGGAAGGCCCGTGGCCGTCGTGGACGTCGTCTTCTCGAACTCCACGGAAAACGCTTCCGAAATACTGCGCGGAATAAGTGACAACGCGGAGCGTTACGGCGTTCCCGTCGTCGGCGGGCACATAACGACGGACGCCGAGCACCCTTCGCTTGCCGTATTCATACTGGGAAAGGCGAGGAATCTCCTCACGAGCTTCGGCGCTCGCGAGGGCGACGACCTCGTCTTTATATACAATCGGAACGGGAAATTCGTGTCGGGTTTTAACTTCTGGGATTCCTCCAGCGCGCTCGAGGGCAGGGAGGCCGTAAGGCACCTGGAGGAGATTTCGTCGCTCGCCGACGACGGCGCGGCGGACACGGCAAAGGACGTAAGCATGGCCGGGCTCATAGGCTCTGTGCTCATGCTTCTCGAAAGCTCGGGCAAGGGGGCCGACATCAACGTCGAAGCCATACCGAGGCCCTTCGAGGCGCCTCTCGGCGAATGGCTCCTGGCGTTCCCGAGCTACGGGTTCGTCCTGTCGTTAAGGCCCGGTAAAACCGGCGAGGTCGCGGAGAGGTTCCGGGCGCTGGGGCTCACGTGCGAGGCGATAGGCACCGTGACAAGCGGCGGCAAGGTTTATTTCGTGGACGGGGAATCCCGGAAGTGGCTCCTCTGGGATTTCGAGAACGAAGCCCTGACCGGGATCTAA
- a CDS encoding XRE family transcriptional regulator produces MNKEKNQIDHIVSKLGERIKKLRVEKNLSLKDLSERSGISAAAIHKIESNGIIPTITTMMKISDALGKKVSHFIEEVEEEKDVVLVPAGEREPILTFKKGLDLKAISAQKYGDFIMTAAYATVDVGATSGRTPMKHAGEELVYCLGGTVEFRVLDKVYVLKQGDSLHFRTHLNHKWKNVGKRQAKLLWILAVPPS; encoded by the coding sequence ATGAACAAGGAAAAAAATCAGATTGACCACATAGTTTCAAAACTCGGGGAGAGAATAAAAAAGCTTAGAGTCGAAAAGAACTTGTCGTTAAAAGATCTTTCGGAGAGGTCGGGCATCTCCGCCGCCGCTATACACAAGATAGAGTCGAACGGCATCATACCGACCATAACGACGATGATGAAGATATCGGACGCCCTCGGAAAGAAGGTGAGCCACTTCATCGAGGAAGTGGAGGAGGAGAAGGACGTCGTCCTCGTTCCCGCCGGGGAGAGGGAGCCCATCCTGACGTTTAAGAAGGGGCTCGACCTGAAGGCGATATCGGCGCAGAAATACGGCGATTTCATCATGACGGCGGCGTATGCGACGGTAGACGTCGGGGCGACGAGCGGCAGAACGCCGATGAAGCACGCGGGCGAGGAGCTCGTTTACTGCCTCGGCGGGACTGTCGAGTTCAGGGTGCTCGACAAGGTGTACGTCCTTAAGCAGGGCGACAGCCTTCACTTCAGGACGCACCTGAACCACAAGTGGAAGAACGTGGGCAAAAGGCAGGCGAAGCTGCTGTGGATACTGGCCGTGCCCCCATCATAA